A single window of Coffea eugenioides isolate CCC68of chromosome 7, Ceug_1.0, whole genome shotgun sequence DNA harbors:
- the LOC113777355 gene encoding putative F-box protein At1g58310, whose product MSSIQRSFLAPRIRCNRCGKTVKVQSQNHVKVDHVDRLSALPNDLLCHILSFLPTKNAAATSILSTRWRYLFTSLPNIHLEFDHSLRDIWGPNDQRFARLVDCCHRLIVQRKPYCLRKFHLSLKEFLEIFRVAIDSLICAAISCGVQQLEVFVGHDRSGALSPPGILSCPAIFSCKTIVEMKLEIRFTVFYVPETVSLPNLKVLHLAQYVLTDELSTPRLIQGCPVLIELSFDCYTFPGDQVQTLLIKSPSLQKLSLHCMSDDDWDIVLDIPSAVNLECEVDGESKTSINAPKLQHLNFDGNVVEVNILPNHKSLVEARISVSCPSDQEQLLRCEVAFELMNWSQSVVSLYLLDTTVELLFYSQKLLPTFEKLTYLELEARKYYGKRTRSWKMHSWLLESAPNLQVLVFDEVFWDDRIESCAEDEKFEFLSAEPVPLCLPKHLREVKIREFHGKEYEFKLIDYILQNVKALKKMTVGVLGGFRDRRKILSLKRCNNDCQIVFT is encoded by the exons ATGTCTAGTATCCAGAGATCCTTTTTGGCTCCAAGAATTCGGTGCAATCGATGTGGAAAAACTGTCAAAGTCCAGTCCCAAAATCATGTTAAAGTTGATCATGTTGATCGGTTAAGTGCTCTTCCGAATGACCTTCTCTGCCATATCCtttcctttcttccaacaaaaaATGCTGCAGCCACCTCCATCCTATCCACTCGATGGCGTTACCTTTTCACTTCACTTCCCAATATTCATCTGGAATTTGATCACTCTTTACGAGACATTTGGGGTCCCAATGATCAACGATTTGCTCGATTGGTAGATTGTTGTCATCGTTTGATTGTTCAGCGAAAACCGTATTGTTTGAGAAAATTCCATCTTTCCCTGAAAGAGTTTCTTGAGATTTTTCGGGTGGCAATTGACTCTCTGATATGTGCAGCAATTTCCTGTGGAGTCCAACAACTTGAGGTTTTTGTGGGACATGATCGTTCCGGTGCATTGTCTCCTCCGGGAATTTTGTCCTGTCCAGCAATTTTCAGTTGCAAAACAATTGTAGAAATGAAGCTGGAAATTCGCTTTACTGTTTTCTATGTGCCGGAAACAGTTTCTTTGCCGAATCTTAAGGTTCTGCATTTGGCACAATATGTATTGACAGATGAGCTGTCTACTCCCAGGCTCATTCAGGGTTGTCCCGTGCTCATAGAACTGTCTTTCGACTGTTATACATTTCCAGGGGATCAAGTTCAGACCCTTTTGATAAAAAGCCCTTCCCTGCAAAAACTCAGCCTCCATTGTATGTCTGATGATGATTGGGACATTGTTCTGGACATCCCCAGTGCTGTAAATTTGGAATGCGAGGTTGATGGAGAGAGTAAAACAAGTATAAATGCCCCAAAGCTTCAACATTTGAACTTTGATGGCAATGTAGTTGAAGTAAACATTCTTCCAAACCACAAGTCTCTTGTCGAAGCCAGAATATCAGTTTCTTGCCCATCAGATCAAGAACAATTATTACGCTGTGAGGTTGCCTTTGAGCTTATGAATTGGTCACAAAGTGTGGTATCACTTTATTTGTTGGATACCACAGTGGAg TTACTCTTTTATTCTCAAAAGTTGCTGCCAACTTTTGAAAAGCTGACTTATCTTGAGCTTGAAGCCCGCAAATATTATGGTAAGCGTACTCGTAGCTGGAAGATGCACTCATGGTTACTTGAAAGTGCACCTAATCTTCAAGTGCTGGTCTTTGATGAA GTGTTTTGGGATGACAGGATTGAATCCTGTGCTGAAGACGAGAAATTTGAGTTTCTTTCTGCAGAGCCTGTTCCATTATGCTTGCCGAAACATCTTAGGGAAGTAAAAATCAGAGAATTCCATGGAAAGGAATATGAATTCAAGCTCATTGACTATATTTTGCAGAATGTGAAAGCTTTAAAAAAGATGACTGTTGGTGTTCTTGGAGGCTTTCGAGATCGCAGGAAAATATTGTCATTGAAGAGATGCAACAACGACTGCCAGATTGTGttcacataa
- the LOC113777357 gene encoding uncharacterized protein LOC113777357: protein MDITSFSQQEGETLYESWERYRELQRRCPHHDLPDWLIVQIFHNGLTYPTKTHVDAAAGRYLMGKSAEKAQQLIEKMAANNYQWANERDNIRIAAGMLEVDTLNMLSAKMDNVVKILNRQVGSSSNQGVVVVCCTNYGGDHDDSMCSSSEQDQGNQQRSANPPDFQPKQPLPKSKPTWKLTIEKLANVSNDKIEKLASANTQRFERIEGRMDQLTNMYRNVEVQLGQIANAVNNRNQGDLPSKTEVNLREHVNVITLRSDKEVGELPVVESVREHERRENKQLSELGEDSKKSKGKNKVEESEPQRLKPSRSDKEFEKFVNIFKQLHISIPFVDAILQIPSYAKFLKEIMTKKRRLEDSETIALMEVCSAIIQNKLPPKLKDPGSFTISCTIGNVEFSKALCDLGASVPLIPLTVTRQLGMKELKRTNISL, encoded by the exons ATGGATATAACGAGTTTCTCGCAACAGGAAGGAGAGACATTGTACGAATCTTGGGAACGCTATCGGGAGTTACAACGAAGGTGTCCTCATCATGATCTACCCGATTGGCTAATAGTCCAAATATTTCACAATGGACTCACCTACCCTACAAAGACACATGTAGATGCGGCGGCGGGAAGATATTTGATGGGAAAGTCGGCTGAGAAAGCTCAACAATTGATTGAAAAAATGGCTGCTAATAATTACCAATGGGCTAACGAACGAGATAATATAAGGATAGCCGCAGGTATGCTTGAAGTAGATACCTTGAATATGTTAAGTGCAAAGATGGATAATGTGGTTAAGATACTTAATAGGCAAGTTGGTTCTAGTTCTAACCAAGGAGTAGTTGTTGTGTGTTGTACTAACTATGGAGGAGATCATGATGATTCTATGTGTTCTAGCAGCGAACAG GATCAAGGGAACCAACAAAGATCGGCAAATCCACCGGATTTTCAACCGAAACAACCACTTCCGAAGTCTAAACCAACTTGGAAATTGACAATTgaaaagttagcaaatgtatcaaatgataaaattgaaaagttagctaGTGCCAATACTCAACGGTTTGAAAGAATTGAGGGAAGGATGGACCAACTCACCAATATGTATAGGAACGTCGAGGTCCAATTAGGCCAAATAGCTAATGCGGTCAACAATCGGAACCAAGGGGATTTACCTAGCAAGACTGAGGTGAACCTAAGGGAGCATGTGAACGTTATAACCCTCCGTAGTGATAAGGAAGTGGGTGAGCTGCCTGTGGTTGAAAGTGTGAGGGAACatgaaagaagagaaaacaagCAGTTGAGTGAGTTAGGAGAGGATAGCAAGAAAAGTAAGGGGAAAAACAAGGTGGAAGAAAGCGAGCCACAAAGATTGAAGCCATCGAGAAGTGACAAAGAATTTGAGAAGTTCGTCAACATTTTCAAACAATTACATATTAGCATTCCTTTTGTtgatgctattttgcagattccttCGTACGCAAAGTTTCTCAAGGAGATAATGACTAAGAAAAGGAGATTAGAAGATAGCGAGACtattgcattaatggaggtatGCAGTGCCATCATACAAAACAAATTGCCACCAAAGTTGAAAGATCCAGGGAGTTTCACAATTTCTTGCACTATTGGTAATGTAGAATTTTCTAAAGCACTATGTGACCTTGGTGCTAGTGTTCCATTGATTCCTTTGACTGTGACTAGGCAATTGGGGATGAAAGAGTTAAAGCGTACTAATATTTCTTTATAA